A single genomic interval of Halobacillus halophilus DSM 2266 harbors:
- the arr gene encoding NAD(+)--rifampin ADP-ribosyltransferase, protein MNGKKDVLDPGPFFHGTKAELKIGELLKPQYRSNYQDKKSNYIYFTASLEAAKWGAELASSSSQERIYMVEPVGDFENDPNVTDKKFPGNPTRSYRSKSPLKIVAELGSWERHSEEEINHMVTSIHELRAQGKAVIDD, encoded by the coding sequence TTGAATGGGAAAAAAGATGTCTTAGACCCTGGTCCCTTCTTTCACGGTACAAAAGCCGAACTAAAAATTGGAGAGCTGTTAAAACCGCAATACCGCTCCAATTACCAGGACAAGAAATCGAACTACATTTATTTTACGGCCTCGCTGGAAGCTGCCAAATGGGGCGCTGAATTAGCCTCCTCTTCATCTCAGGAAAGAATCTACATGGTAGAACCAGTAGGCGATTTTGAAAATGACCCGAACGTAACGGACAAAAAATTCCCTGGTAATCCTACACGCTCTTACAGGTCGAAATCACCTTTGAAAATTGTAGCTGAGCTAGGTTCATGGGAAAGACATTCTGAGGAAGAAATCAATCACATGGTTACCTCTATTCATGAGTTACGTGCACAAGGAAAGGCTGTCATAGACGATTAA
- a CDS encoding LrgB family protein: MNPTLVALFMIGFTIAAYIGSLQLYRKHRRIYTTPVIVATIVIIVFLLLFQIPYDTYMVGGKWIDRLLGPAVVALAYPLYQHREILRKMLVPIMTGTTIGAVVGISSGLLLSKWAGFSSQIIHSIVPKSVTTPVAMSISESTGGVMPLTAVFVMIAGIGGMLIHPVVMRYSGLTHRIGRGVGMGSASHAIGTAASMERDTLEGSISTVAMILSAVIVSIIAPGLTLLLL, translated from the coding sequence ATGAATCCTACGCTTGTGGCTTTATTTATGATCGGGTTCACGATTGCTGCTTACATCGGGTCTCTCCAACTTTACCGGAAGCACCGCCGCATCTACACAACACCTGTCATTGTCGCGACCATTGTGATCATCGTGTTTCTGCTGCTTTTTCAAATTCCTTATGATACGTATATGGTAGGCGGGAAATGGATTGATCGTCTGTTAGGTCCGGCGGTTGTGGCGCTCGCTTACCCGCTCTATCAGCACCGGGAGATTCTGAGAAAGATGCTTGTGCCCATCATGACGGGGACCACAATCGGAGCGGTGGTCGGCATCAGCTCTGGTCTCTTGCTTAGTAAATGGGCCGGCTTCAGCAGCCAGATTATCCATTCGATCGTGCCTAAATCGGTCACGACACCTGTTGCGATGTCAATCTCCGAGTCCACTGGCGGCGTAATGCCGCTCACCGCCGTATTCGTGATGATCGCCGGGATCGGCGGGATGCTGATTCATCCCGTCGTCATGCGTTACAGCGGTCTGACCCACCGGATTGGCCGGGGTGTCGGGATGGGCAGTGCTTCCCACGCGATCGGCACGGCGGCTTCGATGGAACGGGATACGCTGGAAGGCTCGATCAGTACGGTAGCAATGATCCTGAGTGCGGTGATTGTCTCGATTATTGCGCCGGGACTGACGCTGTTGCTGTTGTAA
- a CDS encoding CidA/LrgA family protein, which translates to MFKDKAIIIPIQIAMLYLIYLAGKGIQNLFNLFIPGSVIGLLILFTLLSLKLVPEWILQQGVSFMVRHLPFFFIPATVGIISYAYVFQGKGVLLIVIGLFSTALVMALAGRVTQWMVKRREEA; encoded by the coding sequence TTGTTCAAAGACAAAGCAATCATCATACCTATACAAATTGCCATGTTATATTTGATTTATTTAGCAGGCAAAGGGATCCAGAACCTGTTTAATCTGTTCATTCCGGGCAGTGTGATCGGCCTCTTGATCCTGTTCACGTTACTATCTTTAAAACTGGTACCGGAGTGGATTCTGCAACAAGGAGTCTCATTTATGGTTAGACACCTGCCCTTCTTTTTCATACCAGCGACGGTAGGCATCATCAGCTATGCGTATGTATTTCAAGGAAAAGGCGTGCTGCTGATTGTAATTGGTCTCTTCAGTACGGCGCTCGTCATGGCGCTGGCTGGTCGGGTGACCCAGTGGATGGTGAAAAGGAGGGAAGAAGCATGA
- a CDS encoding GGDEF domain-containing protein, giving the protein MDYVVQFQVNIFAIMILAVLFIIMRAKSRVKSFSKRLLKMIMVVAAVAIVFEPLTWIFDGKFFNGAYVLEYSTNFILFLCGPVLGGLMLSYVDYHLFGNPSRVYRRWFYQHLSVLTLFILLVNLMYPVYFDVDPSSHNYISGDYKDLHNALLIGQYIAICVMVVRNRGRISSPVKWIFLIFFALPIVGMFVQLFDKQLYFSWTSIVLVVLMAYTFLESTATEQDYLTNLYNRQSYETYLQHLIERERAFGIVLIDLNDFKHINDEYGHYKGDQVLIEFGRVLVDAFPNQALAARLGGDEFIVLVENGRDIDTYVSSIHRLLEKSDDPLLQSLSFSYGYQVYQEGMSMDELYTLVDKKMYNDKRSKRSM; this is encoded by the coding sequence ATGGACTATGTCGTGCAATTTCAAGTAAATATCTTTGCGATCATGATTCTTGCTGTGCTCTTTATCATTATGCGGGCAAAATCCAGAGTGAAAAGCTTCAGTAAGCGTCTGTTGAAGATGATTATGGTGGTTGCGGCTGTGGCGATCGTCTTTGAACCGCTGACCTGGATTTTTGACGGTAAATTCTTCAATGGTGCCTATGTCCTCGAGTACTCGACCAATTTTATTCTGTTTCTATGCGGCCCGGTGCTCGGTGGTCTAATGCTTTCCTATGTCGATTACCACCTGTTTGGAAACCCCTCTCGTGTTTATAGGAGGTGGTTCTACCAGCACCTCAGTGTTCTCACTTTGTTTATACTGCTCGTGAACCTTATGTATCCTGTTTATTTTGATGTGGACCCTTCTAGCCATAACTACATAAGCGGTGATTATAAAGACTTACATAACGCGCTTCTAATTGGTCAATACATCGCTATTTGTGTGATGGTGGTTCGTAACCGCGGCAGAATTTCTTCCCCTGTGAAATGGATCTTCCTTATTTTCTTCGCTTTACCCATTGTCGGGATGTTCGTTCAGCTGTTTGATAAGCAGTTGTATTTTTCCTGGACATCGATTGTGCTTGTCGTTCTTATGGCGTACACATTTCTTGAATCGACTGCGACCGAGCAGGATTACCTGACGAATCTGTATAACCGGCAGAGCTATGAAACTTACCTTCAGCACCTGATCGAAAGGGAGCGTGCGTTTGGAATTGTGCTGATCGATTTGAATGATTTTAAGCACATTAACGATGAGTATGGCCATTATAAAGGGGACCAGGTCTTAATCGAATTTGGACGGGTCCTTGTAGATGCCTTTCCTAACCAGGCCCTGGCTGCACGGCTGGGGGGCGACGAGTTTATCGTCCTGGTAGAGAACGGCAGGGATATTGATACTTATGTGTCCAGCATTCACCGTTTGCTTGAAAAAAGTGATGATCCTTTGTTGCAAAGTTTAAGCTTCAGCTATGGCTACCAGGTTTATCAAGAGGGGATGTCAATGGATGAGCTGTACACGTTGGTTGATAAGAAAATGTATAACGATAAGCGTTCGAAGCGGTCGATGTGA
- a CDS encoding alpha/beta fold hydrolase, with protein sequence MQEGYVKVNEVNLHYVTEGEGELMLFLHGFPYFWYNWHHQIAEFSKDYRVVAVDMRGYNLSDKPEEVSSYDMPVLVEDVKQLIESFGEKDCVLVAHDWGGAIAWTLAYTEPDYVKKLIMFDAPHPYTFRRELKENPGQREASSYMGYFQRTDSHDKLLENNAERLRKMMTEPGKKKGYLTEEDEQKYIEAWMQPGAMKSMLHYYRAASFYPFEEQVKQPLDLPYEMFESPTLIIWGDADPAFENSNLDGVEDYVRDLTIHRMEGVSHAPHHEQPETVNRYMREFLEEKQ encoded by the coding sequence ATGCAAGAAGGATATGTGAAAGTCAACGAAGTCAATCTTCATTACGTCACAGAAGGAGAAGGCGAGCTCATGCTGTTTCTCCACGGGTTCCCTTACTTCTGGTACAACTGGCATCACCAAATCGCAGAATTCTCGAAGGATTATCGTGTTGTCGCGGTGGATATGAGAGGGTATAACCTTTCAGATAAGCCTGAAGAGGTTTCTTCTTACGACATGCCGGTGCTGGTTGAGGATGTGAAGCAGCTGATTGAATCCTTCGGGGAGAAGGACTGCGTTTTAGTCGCTCATGACTGGGGCGGGGCGATTGCGTGGACGCTTGCGTACACGGAGCCTGACTATGTGAAGAAACTGATCATGTTTGATGCGCCTCATCCGTACACGTTCAGGCGTGAACTGAAGGAGAATCCGGGGCAGCGCGAAGCGAGCAGTTATATGGGCTATTTCCAGCGTACGGACTCGCACGATAAGCTGCTGGAGAACAATGCGGAGCGGTTGAGAAAGATGATGACGGAACCTGGTAAGAAGAAGGGGTATCTGACCGAAGAGGATGAGCAGAAGTACATAGAGGCATGGATGCAGCCGGGTGCGATGAAATCGATGCTTCATTATTATCGGGCGGCTTCGTTCTATCCGTTCGAGGAGCAAGTGAAACAGCCGCTGGATCTGCCTTATGAAATGTTCGAGTCACCGACGTTGATCATCTGGGGCGATGCGGATCCTGCTTTTGAAAACAGCAATCTGGACGGAGTGGAAGACTATGTGCGTGACCTAACGATTCATCGTATGGAAGGGGTCAGCCATGCTCCGCATCATGAACAGCCTGAAACGGTCAATCGTTATATGCGCGAGTTTTTAGAAGAAAAGCAATAA